In the genome of Nonomuraea sp. NBC_00507, the window GCGTCCCGAGCGGTTTGGGCCAAGGGGATGCCGAGGCTTTCGGGGAGTTGCTGGGCTGCCTGGAGCGCGGCGGGCAACGTCTCGCGGGTGGCTTCGGCGACCTTGGCGGGGACGCCGTCGGGCGTGTGGCCGATCATGTAGTTGCCGTAGACGCCGGTCGCGATGCTGCCGAGCACGGCGATGCCGAGCGCGCCGCCGAGTTCGGCGCCGGTCTCGGAGATCGCTGAGGCGGCCCCGGCGCGTTCGGGCGGTGCCGCGCCGAGGACCAGGTTGGTTCCCAGGGCCATGAACGGGGTCAGCCCGGCGAAGAGGAGGACGGAGCCGGACACCAGGATGACGGGGTTTCTGTCCACCTGGGTGAGCAGGATGGGACCGATGACGGCGAACGCGGCTCCGGCGCTCATGAGGACGACTGGGCGGATTCGGTCGGTGAGGCTGGAGACCACCAGGGCCACGACGGTACCGGTGATCGCGGTGGGCAGCTGCCATAGTCCGGCCTCCAACGGAGAGAAGCCGAGCACCAGTTGCAGGTATTGCGAGGTGAGCAGGCTGGTCCCGAACAGCACGATGCCGACCAGCACCATGCCTGTGACGGATACGGCGAAGGCAGGGAAACGGAACAATCCCAGGTCCAAGAGCGGGTTGGACAGCCGCCGCTGGCGGCGTACGAATACCACGCCGATCATTAGGCCCGCGACCAGGACACCAGCGGACGGCAGGGCGAAGCCGTGGACGGCGAGATCCTTGATGCCGAACACGATCGTCAGAGGAGTCAGCAGTGACAGGACCACGCTGACCGTGTCCAGCCGCCCGGAAGCCGAAGCGCGGGATTCAGGGATCAGGAAGGGGCCGGTGACCAGCAGCAGGGCCATAGTGGGAACGGCGAGCAGGAACACCGACCCCCACCAGAAGTATTGCAGCAGCACACCGCCGACCAGCGGGCCGAGCGCACCACCGCCCATGAAAGCCATCATCCAGATCGTGATGGCCAGGGTGCGCTGCCGGACGTCGAGGAACAGGGCGCGGATGAGCGCCAGCGAGGACGGCGCCAGAGCGGCGGCGGCGACTCCCTGGATCGCCCGTGCTGCGATGAGCGTGCTGGCGCTGGGGGTGTATGCGGCGGCAACAGATGCGCCGGTGAACGCGACGGCGCCGACCAGCAGGATCCGGCGGTGCCCGAGACGGTCGCCGAGCGTACCCATCGTGACCAGTGATCCGGCGACCATGAAGCCGTAGATATCGGTGATCCACAGCAGTTGGGGGCCGTCGGGCTCCAGATCGGCGCTCAGGCTTGGCAGCGCCAGATAGAGCACGGACATGTTCATCATGACCAGCACGGCGGGGACGCCCAGGACCGCCAGGGCGGTCCACCCCCGCACTCCGGCTCTGGCAGGGGGCTTATGGGCCATGGGAATCCGATCTCAGCCGCGGGCATTGCTGGCGGGGATGAGTAGGGTCTTGCCGATGGTGGTCCGGGCCTCGATCGCCCGGTGCG includes:
- a CDS encoding MFS transporter translates to MAHKPPARAGVRGWTALAVLGVPAVLVMMNMSVLYLALPSLSADLEPDGPQLLWITDIYGFMVAGSLVTMGTLGDRLGHRRILLVGAVAFTGASVAAAYTPSASTLIAARAIQGVAAAALAPSSLALIRALFLDVRQRTLAITIWMMAFMGGGALGPLVGGVLLQYFWWGSVFLLAVPTMALLLVTGPFLIPESRASASGRLDTVSVVLSLLTPLTIVFGIKDLAVHGFALPSAGVLVAGLMIGVVFVRRQRRLSNPLLDLGLFRFPAFAVSVTGMVLVGIVLFGTSLLTSQYLQLVLGFSPLEAGLWQLPTAITGTVVALVVSSLTDRIRPVVLMSAGAAFAVIGPILLTQVDRNPVILVSGSVLLFAGLTPFMALGTNLVLGAAPPERAGAASAISETGAELGGALGIAVLGSIATGVYGNYMIGHTPDGVPAKVAEATRETLPAALQAAQQLPESLGIPLAQTARDAFAHSLHVHALITIPLLIALALLLTLTLRRATRPHPPSHPEQATTPTPALD